From a single Xanthocytophaga agilis genomic region:
- a CDS encoding amino acid permease, whose amino-acid sequence MFKKSLESLQQEAAQTQGNTLKRSLGAVNLIAIGIGVIIGAGLFSLTGLAAANNAGPAVTISFIVAAVGCAFSALCYAEFSSMVPVAGSAYTYSYATVGELFAWIIGWDLVLEYSVGAATIGISWSQYLVKFLSGYGIYLPPQFIQSPFESMKLADGTEVHGIINLPAVLIIVLITGIIIRGTKGSALYNALVVALKVGVVIVFIALGWKYINPANYQPYIPANTGTFGEYGWSGILRGAGVVFFVFIGFDIVATMAQESKNPQRNMPIGIIGSLAICTFLFVAFSHVMTGLANYTEFKNSAAPVAIAIQKTPYAWLSPVIILAILVGYTSVILVDLLGQSRVFYSMSKDGLLPAVFSELHPKFRTPYKSNILLCAFISLFAGLVPISVVGEMTSIGTLLAFVMVCIGVMVLRKTNPDTPRAFKTPLVPVVPILGIITCIIMMVYLPADTWIRLILWLAIGLVVYFVYGKKNSKLRQEYLQKVSGK is encoded by the coding sequence ATGTTTAAAAAATCATTGGAAAGCCTGCAACAGGAAGCTGCACAAACTCAGGGAAATACATTGAAGCGAAGTTTGGGTGCAGTGAATCTGATTGCTATTGGCATTGGGGTTATTATCGGAGCCGGCTTGTTTTCGCTGACGGGACTGGCCGCTGCAAATAATGCAGGGCCGGCTGTGACCATATCTTTTATAGTGGCAGCTGTAGGGTGTGCATTCAGTGCTCTATGTTACGCTGAGTTTTCATCTATGGTGCCTGTGGCCGGAAGTGCCTATACGTATTCGTATGCTACGGTAGGTGAGTTGTTTGCCTGGATTATTGGCTGGGATTTGGTACTGGAGTATTCTGTCGGAGCGGCTACTATTGGTATTAGCTGGTCTCAGTATCTGGTAAAATTTTTATCAGGTTACGGTATCTATCTTCCTCCTCAGTTTATACAGTCTCCTTTCGAGAGTATGAAACTGGCTGATGGTACAGAAGTGCACGGAATTATAAACTTGCCTGCTGTGCTAATCATTGTGCTGATTACAGGCATTATCATTCGAGGTACAAAAGGTTCAGCTCTGTATAATGCCTTGGTAGTAGCTTTGAAGGTAGGCGTTGTCATTGTTTTTATTGCTCTGGGATGGAAGTATATCAATCCAGCTAACTATCAGCCTTATATCCCTGCGAATACAGGTACTTTTGGGGAGTATGGATGGAGTGGCATCCTAAGAGGAGCTGGAGTTGTATTTTTTGTGTTTATCGGTTTTGATATTGTAGCCACTATGGCACAGGAGTCGAAGAATCCTCAGCGAAATATGCCAATCGGGATTATTGGCTCTCTGGCTATTTGTACCTTTTTGTTTGTTGCGTTTAGTCATGTCATGACCGGACTGGCAAATTATACCGAATTTAAAAATAGTGCTGCTCCGGTAGCTATTGCTATTCAAAAAACGCCTTATGCATGGTTGAGCCCCGTGATCATTCTGGCAATTTTGGTTGGATATACATCCGTTATTCTGGTTGATTTACTGGGACAGTCAAGAGTTTTTTATTCTATGAGCAAAGATGGATTACTTCCGGCTGTTTTTTCGGAATTACACCCAAAGTTTCGTACACCTTACAAGTCCAATATTTTATTGTGTGCATTTATTAGTTTGTTTGCAGGCTTGGTTCCTATCAGTGTAGTTGGAGAAATGACAAGTATTGGAACACTGCTGGCATTTGTGATGGTATGCATTGGAGTAATGGTTCTGCGAAAAACAAACCCTGATACCCCTCGCGCTTTTAAAACCCCTTTAGTTCCCGTTGTGCCTATTCTGGGAATTATCACATGTATTATTATGATGGTTTATTTACCAGCTGATACCTGGATTCGATTGATTCTATGGTTGGCGATTGGTTTGGTTGTATATTTTGTATATGGGAAGAAGAATAGCAAACTTCGTCAGGAATATTTACAAAAAGTATCTGGAAAATAG
- a CDS encoding response regulator transcription factor, producing the protein MKILIIEDEKGLSESISDYLTKEGFVCEVASNYWEAEEKVNLYYYECVVVDLMLPGGDGYDIVGMLKKIAVTTGIIIISARNALEDKIKGLELGSDDYLTKPFHLSELNARIKSLIRRRHFGGNTEITYHEIRVQTQSRKVFVKEEETPLSRKEYDLLLYFLSNVDVALTKSSIAEHLWGDNIDTVDSLDIVYSHIKNLRRKLLEKGSTDYIQSIYGIGYKFGTP; encoded by the coding sequence ATGAAGATTCTGATCATAGAAGATGAAAAAGGGTTGTCCGAAAGTATTTCAGATTATTTAACCAAAGAAGGCTTCGTATGTGAGGTAGCCAGTAATTACTGGGAGGCGGAAGAAAAGGTCAATCTGTATTACTATGAGTGTGTGGTAGTAGATCTGATGCTGCCAGGGGGGGATGGATATGATATTGTGGGTATGCTCAAGAAAATAGCAGTCACGACAGGTATTATTATTATTTCAGCCCGTAATGCACTGGAAGATAAGATCAAAGGTCTGGAGTTAGGATCAGATGACTACCTGACAAAACCCTTTCATCTATCCGAATTGAACGCACGCATTAAGTCCCTGATACGCAGACGCCATTTTGGAGGAAATACAGAAATTACTTACCACGAGATTCGGGTGCAGACGCAATCCCGGAAGGTATTTGTGAAGGAAGAGGAAACACCTTTGTCCCGAAAAGAATATGACTTGTTGCTATACTTCCTCTCAAACGTGGATGTAGCCCTGACGAAATCCTCTATTGCCGAACATCTATGGGGTGATAATATTGACACCGTTGATTCTCTTGATATTGTTTATTCTCACATTAAAAACCTGCGCCGTAAACTTCTTGAAAAAGGAAGTACAGATTACATACAGTCTATCTACGGCATTGGGTATAAATTTGGTACTCCGTGA
- a CDS encoding HAMP domain-containing sensor histidine kinase: MKLLTKASGIYLLFLLSLYLITALAFYWITRVVIYDEVESRLQVEKRDFEAYIQLHQAWSSSCYFVENKIEVIPVTFKEPITEMYKDTLIYNRYEDQDDPFRQITFYTKIGNADYKVSIRKSLIQTYKLIEVITFVMVTFLSLLLILMYWFQRRLSGNLWKPFYNTLSKIKQFDLTSVTPIDLKKEEVDEFDELNQVLKRMAEKMQHDYRSLKEFTENASHEIQTPLALINVRVEQLLQSSSLSQQQTYWIDEIYQASRRMSRLHQGLLLLTKIENHQFRDAEEVNLTDLARNKVLDFEEFLVMRQLTVDVDLKEPFLVNISPALADSLVNNLLSNAIKYSKPEGILRIFTHARQLCIYNSGEPLKNDPEKLFDRFKKDSDGSESLGLGLAIVKQICENYQLQLQYTYSYGMHCFCVSAPVSELS; encoded by the coding sequence GTGAAACTACTTACCAAAGCCAGTGGCATTTATCTTCTGTTTCTGTTAAGCCTGTACCTGATTACAGCTCTGGCTTTTTATTGGATCACACGTGTAGTCATCTATGATGAAGTTGAGAGTCGATTGCAGGTAGAAAAACGTGATTTTGAAGCGTATATACAACTTCATCAAGCATGGTCCAGCAGTTGTTACTTTGTTGAAAACAAGATCGAAGTAATACCTGTCACTTTCAAAGAGCCGATAACAGAGATGTATAAAGACACACTGATCTACAATCGGTACGAAGACCAGGACGACCCTTTCCGGCAGATAACCTTCTATACGAAAATTGGGAATGCCGACTACAAAGTTTCTATTCGTAAATCACTGATTCAGACTTATAAGCTCATTGAAGTTATCACCTTTGTGATGGTGACATTTTTGAGCTTGCTGCTGATTTTAATGTACTGGTTTCAGCGACGACTGTCTGGAAACCTGTGGAAACCATTTTATAACACTTTATCCAAAATCAAGCAATTTGACCTGACCAGTGTGACGCCCATAGATTTGAAGAAAGAGGAAGTAGACGAATTTGATGAACTGAATCAGGTATTGAAACGTATGGCTGAAAAAATGCAGCACGATTACCGGAGTCTGAAAGAATTTACCGAGAATGCATCCCATGAAATTCAGACACCACTGGCTCTGATTAATGTACGGGTGGAACAACTGCTGCAATCCTCTTCACTTTCTCAGCAACAGACCTACTGGATTGATGAAATTTATCAGGCATCCAGACGTATGTCACGATTGCATCAAGGATTGCTGTTGCTTACCAAGATTGAAAATCATCAGTTTCGGGATGCTGAAGAGGTAAATCTGACAGACCTGGCAAGAAATAAAGTTCTTGACTTTGAAGAGTTTCTGGTTATGCGTCAGCTAACCGTAGATGTTGATCTGAAAGAACCGTTTCTGGTAAATATTTCTCCTGCACTTGCAGACAGCTTAGTAAATAACCTGTTGAGCAATGCCATCAAATATAGTAAGCCTGAAGGTATACTACGCATCTTTACGCACGCCAGGCAATTATGTATATACAATAGTGGTGAGCCACTGAAAAATGATCCGGAGAAACTTTTTGATCGGTTCAAGAAAGACAGCGATGGTTCAGAGTCATTAGGCTTAGGGCTTGCTATTGTAAAACAGATCTGCGAAAACTACCAGTTACAACTTCAATACACCTATTCTTATGGAATGCACTGTTTTTGTGTATCTGCTCCTGTTTCCGAATTGTCATAA
- a CDS encoding TolC family protein has product MNHPTSILLEIQNTFHPSVQSQEKESSQPSKTRYFTRLTLLTLLLVGATISGQGQQVNLQQVLNESKQNYPLLKAKQAEVTSAQRRVKSANTEYLPNVIIQDQYTYATNNSVTGSYYPNEGTAISPSGGIRPDNIYQGVFGSFTTALLEWKIINFGKVAANVQAARNEMARSQLEYENELFQQQIRVIDSYLLLLISQKLVMVQRSNLERARIFREVVASGVSSGMRPGVDSSLANAEYTKAQLLLLESQRNEKAQRLRLSELTGNLQDSLAVDSMSFYTKLPIIPTGASSIQNNPLLRLYQAQTSVAEARSIAVRRSFRPSISFLAAGWARGSGVSNKDDSYRTDFASGVNYQVYNYMIGISTRWNLTSIFKVHNDYQSEKAQLQRYQELYNDQSLKLNRQFRESEMQFALTLDQARLAPVQLNAARRAMNQARARYESGLTDLPTVMQSLLTLNRAEVDQYVAISNAWRSLLLQAAATGDLSLFLNQLN; this is encoded by the coding sequence ATGAATCATCCAACATCAATTCTTTTAGAGATACAAAACACCTTTCATCCGTCGGTTCAGTCACAGGAGAAAGAGTCATCTCAGCCATCCAAAACACGATATTTTACAAGGCTTACTTTATTGACTCTATTATTGGTAGGTGCAACAATATCCGGCCAGGGGCAACAGGTAAACTTGCAGCAGGTTTTGAATGAAAGCAAACAAAACTATCCTTTACTAAAAGCCAAACAAGCAGAAGTGACTAGTGCACAACGAAGAGTAAAGTCTGCCAACACAGAGTATCTGCCTAATGTAATCATACAGGATCAGTATACATACGCTACCAATAATAGTGTTACGGGGTCCTACTATCCTAATGAAGGAACTGCCATATCACCTTCGGGCGGTATTCGTCCTGACAATATTTATCAGGGTGTCTTTGGCAGCTTTACAACGGCTTTGCTGGAATGGAAAATCATCAACTTTGGTAAAGTAGCCGCCAATGTACAGGCAGCACGCAATGAGATGGCTCGCAGCCAGCTGGAATATGAAAACGAGTTGTTCCAGCAACAAATCCGGGTGATTGATTCCTATCTGTTGCTCTTGATCAGTCAGAAACTGGTAATGGTACAACGGAGCAATCTGGAAAGAGCCCGTATTTTCAGAGAAGTTGTAGCATCAGGCGTTTCTTCCGGAATGCGTCCTGGTGTAGATAGTTCGCTTGCCAATGCAGAATATACCAAAGCTCAACTTCTACTGCTGGAAAGCCAACGCAATGAAAAAGCGCAACGTCTGCGTCTTTCAGAGTTAACAGGAAATCTTCAGGATAGCCTAGCTGTAGATAGCATGAGCTTTTACACAAAGCTTCCGATTATACCTACAGGAGCTTCTTCTATTCAGAACAATCCGCTGTTACGTCTGTACCAAGCTCAGACTTCAGTTGCAGAAGCCAGAAGTATCGCTGTTCGCAGGTCATTTCGCCCTTCTATTTCCTTTCTGGCTGCAGGCTGGGCCAGAGGATCAGGTGTCTCCAATAAGGACGACTCATACCGGACTGACTTTGCGAGTGGGGTTAACTATCAGGTATATAACTACATGATTGGTATCTCAACCCGCTGGAACCTGACCAGCATTTTCAAGGTCCACAACGATTACCAAAGCGAAAAAGCCCAGTTGCAACGGTATCAGGAGCTATACAATGATCAGTCACTAAAACTCAATCGGCAATTTCGTGAATCAGAAATGCAGTTTGCCCTTACATTGGATCAGGCCAGACTGGCACCTGTTCAGTTAAATGCTGCCCGCCGGGCAATGAATCAGGCACGTGCACGCTACGAAAGCGGTCTGACAGATCTCCCTACTGTCATGCAAAGTCTGCTTACACTCAACCGGGCAGAAGTAGACCAGTACGTAGCTATCAGCAATGCCTGGCGATCGCTGTTACTTCAGGCAGCGGCTACTGGTGATCTGTCGCTGTTTCTGAACCAGCTTAACTAA